A window from Bacillota bacterium encodes these proteins:
- the panB gene encoding 3-methyl-2-oxobutanoate hydroxymethyltransferase: MAREKVTIPYLYQKRARGEKITMLTCYDYPTALLEEKAGVDIILVGDSLAMTVLGYDSTLPATMDVMVVHAQAVRRGAPGAFLIGDMPYMSYQVNREEAIRNAGRFMAEAGCDAVKLEGGRNVADVVEALTRATIPVMGHLGLTPQSIAQLGGFRAQARDVDTALRVIEDARIIEEAGAFAILLEAVPPEVGRIVAERASIPIIGIGAGPNCHGQLLIVHDMLGFFEAFTPRFVKKYASLNETILKAFREYMDDVVSGRFPAPEHCYGMKAGEAARLEALVRERLK, translated from the coding sequence GTGGCAAGGGAGAAGGTCACCATCCCCTACCTGTATCAGAAGCGGGCCCGCGGGGAGAAGATCACCATGCTCACCTGCTACGATTACCCCACGGCCCTGCTGGAAGAGAAGGCCGGGGTCGACATCATCCTGGTGGGCGATTCCCTGGCCATGACGGTCCTGGGATACGACAGCACGCTGCCTGCCACCATGGACGTCATGGTGGTGCACGCCCAGGCCGTCCGCCGGGGCGCACCAGGGGCATTCCTCATAGGTGACATGCCATACATGTCCTACCAGGTTAACAGGGAAGAGGCCATCCGCAACGCGGGCCGGTTCATGGCCGAGGCGGGGTGCGACGCCGTGAAGCTGGAAGGCGGCCGCAACGTGGCGGACGTGGTGGAAGCCCTCACCAGGGCCACCATCCCCGTCATGGGGCACCTGGGGTTGACCCCCCAGTCCATCGCCCAGCTGGGGGGATTCCGGGCCCAGGCCCGCGACGTGGATACCGCCCTGCGGGTCATCGAAGACGCCCGCATCATCGAAGAGGCGGGCGCCTTTGCCATCCTGCTGGAAGCGGTGCCTCCCGAGGTGGGCAGGATCGTGGCGGAAAGGGCATCCATCCCCATCATCGGGATCGGGGCGGGACCGAACTGCCACGGCCAGCTCCTCATCGTGCACGACATGCTGGGTTTTTTCGAGGCCTTCACCCCCCGGTTCGTGAAGAAGTATGCCAGCTTGAACGAGACCATCCTGAAGGCGTTCCGCGAGTACATGGACGATGTGGTGAGCGGTCGCTTCCCCGCGCCCGAACACTGTTACGGCATGAAGGCGGGAGAGGCAGCCCGCCTGGAAGCGCTGGTCCGGGAACGCCTGAAATAG
- a CDS encoding MarR family transcriptional regulator, which yields MEDPGFSQRVAAIEELLRLVARAVRLHGREILSQFDITPPQFDALLVLDSNEGITMGELCQRMHLACSTATDLIDRMERSGLLERVRDPHDRRVIRLKVRPRGQEVLNAVMDARRRYLAGVLRRLDDQELEDLARRLRQVYGLMAGEMASG from the coding sequence TTGGAAGACCCCGGCTTTTCCCAGCGGGTGGCTGCTATCGAGGAGCTACTGCGGCTGGTGGCCAGGGCGGTGCGGCTCCACGGCCGGGAGATCCTGTCCCAGTTCGACATTACCCCTCCTCAGTTCGATGCCCTGCTGGTTCTCGACAGCAATGAAGGTATCACCATGGGTGAGTTGTGCCAGAGGATGCACCTTGCCTGCAGCACTGCCACCGATCTCATCGATCGCATGGAGAGGTCCGGTCTCCTGGAGCGGGTGCGCGACCCCCACGACCGGCGCGTGATCAGGCTGAAAGTGAGGCCGCGGGGGCAGGAGGTGCTCAACGCCGTGATGGATGCCCGGCGCAGGTACCTGGCCGGGGTCCTCCGCCGCCTGGACGATCAGGAACTGGAGGATCTGGCCAGACGTCTGCGGCAGGTGTACGGGCTGATGGCGGGGGAGATGGCGTCCGGGTGA
- a CDS encoding DUF2225 domain-containing protein, with protein sequence MQEFALCRRCGARIPAGGVAGYCPDCARELVAHIKKVMPPDSQKRVIPAPPGRSTGSRTAGGLLYTTRERCPVCSNTFSATRVAMSRLRVEERGPDFYVRYSPLDPNLYQVWVCPVCGYAAPQGAFAPLFPDERERVAAAGLRLREQGEVLMREILSDLEPEPPACEGSPAAGDEASAPPAAGGGTVPAGGGEAVARAGPAEAAAVADSTEGGRPPADVVTEYRRALYFARCRRLAHGIAAGLYLRLGWIYRARGDTERDGQLCARALDEYMQAYEGEDGLPGNMDQFAAAYLLGVLSMRLGRVREAAHYLGQVVSPRSGAEPAIRKMAQDQWYELQRVWQSN encoded by the coding sequence ATGCAGGAGTTTGCATTATGTCGCCGGTGTGGCGCACGGATCCCGGCAGGAGGCGTGGCCGGGTACTGTCCCGATTGCGCCCGAGAGCTGGTAGCCCACATCAAGAAAGTAATGCCCCCCGACTCCCAGAAGCGGGTCATCCCCGCGCCTCCGGGGCGCTCGACCGGGTCCCGGACGGCGGGCGGCTTGCTTTACACCACCCGGGAGCGCTGCCCTGTTTGCAGCAACACCTTTTCTGCCACCCGGGTGGCCATGAGCCGGCTGCGGGTCGAGGAGCGAGGGCCTGACTTCTACGTGCGCTACTCCCCCCTTGACCCCAACCTGTATCAGGTGTGGGTATGTCCGGTCTGCGGGTATGCGGCTCCCCAGGGTGCCTTTGCCCCCCTGTTCCCGGACGAGCGGGAACGGGTGGCGGCCGCTGGCCTCCGCCTGCGGGAGCAGGGTGAAGTGTTGATGCGCGAGATCCTCTCCGACCTGGAGCCCGAGCCACCCGCCTGCGAGGGATCGCCAGCGGCCGGGGACGAAGCGAGTGCCCCACCCGCCGCGGGCGGGGGGACTGTCCCCGCTGGCGGCGGGGAGGCAGTTGCCCGGGCCGGCCCGGCGGAGGCTGCGGCTGTCGCCGATAGCACGGAGGGAGGCAGGCCGCCTGCCGACGTGGTGACCGAATACCGGCGTGCCCTTTACTTTGCCCGCTGCCGGCGCCTCGCTCACGGTATTGCGGCGGGGCTGTACCTCCGTCTGGGATGGATTTACCGTGCGCGGGGCGACACCGAGCGGGATGGGCAGCTCTGCGCGCGTGCTCTGGATGAGTACATGCAGGCATACGAGGGCGAGGACGGCCTGCCCGGGAATATGGACCAGTTCGCTGCTGCCTACCTCCTCGGAGTTCTGAGCATGCGCCTGGGTCGGGTGCGGGAGGCAGCCCACTACCTGGGGCAGGTGGTCAGCCCCCGGTCGGGAGCCGAGCCGGCCATCCGCAAGATGGCCCAGGACCAGTGGTACGAGTTGCAGCGCGTATGGCAAAGCAATTGA